A genome region from Eretmochelys imbricata isolate rEreImb1 chromosome 8, rEreImb1.hap1, whole genome shotgun sequence includes the following:
- the CCNI2 gene encoding cyclin-I2 isoform X1, which produces MKCTRSSECQRLPFLLEDALTREARNWKVPVFWNFTLKGTDLSPSHYEKAVLWIAELSSQFQFYSETFALAINVLNRFLASVKAQVKYLRCIAVTCLVLAAKTNEEDEVIPSVKKLAVQSGCKCSPAEILRMERIILDKLHWDLYTATPMDFLNIFHAMVMSNWPHLLNGLPQMNPSRHVAFLTKQLQHCMACHQLLQFKGSTLALVIITLELERLTPDWFPVITDLLKKAQVSSVKFIHCKELVDQQLMHLQPSNAVYIFNPANQAIQAHPEEKLPYCYSEWKNSSQISSRVTVSQPVPATFTPTSVKIHEDSMETDEFYDGFRHLYNEDGVPEGGRVSIAGSCNNLRQGESSSPCPPLQPPEIN; this is translated from the exons ATGAAGTGTACCAGATCTTCTGAGTGTCAGAGACTTCCCTTCCTACTAGAGGATGCCCTAACAAGAGAGGCCAGGAATTGGAAGGTGCCAGTTTTTTGGAATTTCACACTGaag GGGACAGATCTCTCTCCATCACATTATGAGAAAGCAGTTCTCTGGATTGCAGAATTGAGCTCCCAGTTCCAATTTTACTCTGAAACGTTTGCCTTGGCTATCAACGTTCTTAACCGGTTTTTGGCATCAGTAAAG GCACAAGTAAAATACCTTCGGTGCATAGCAGTTACCTGCCTCGTCCTTGCAGCAAAAACCAATGAAGAAGATGAG GTAATACCATCAGTGAAGAAGCTTGCAGTGCAGAGTGGTTGTAAATGCTCTCCAGCTGAGATTTTGAGAATGGAAAGAATTATACTAGATAAGCTTCACTGGGATCTTTACACAGCTACACCTATGGATTTCTTAAACATT TTCCATGCCATGGTGATGTCCAACTGGCCCCATCTACTAAATGGGCTGCCTCAGATGAATCCTTCCCGCCATGTTGCGTTCTTGACCAAACAGCTACAGCACTGTATGGCATGCCACCAACTATTGCAGTTTAAGGGCTCCACATTGGCTTTGGTGATCATCACCTTAGAGTTGGAGAGGCTGACTCCTGACTGGTTTCCTGTTATTACTGATCTGCTAAAAAAAGCACAG GTTAGTAGCGTCAAATTCATCCATTGTAAAGAGCTTGTGGATCAGCAGCTAATGCATTTACAACCATCCAATGCTGTTTATATCTTTAATCCTGCCAACCAAGCCATCCAAGCCCATCCAGAGGAAAAGTTACCCTACTGTTATTCTGAATGGAAGAATTCAAGTCAAATTAGTTCAAGGGTCACTGTGAGTCAGCCAGTTCCAGCAACTTTCACACCTACTTCCGTCAAAATTCATGAAGACAGCATGGAGACAGATGAGTTCTATGATGGATTCAGGCACCTATACAACGAGGATGGTGTCCCAGAAGGTGGAAGGGTCAGCATCGCTGGCTCATGCAATAATCTGAGGCAAGGAGAAAGTAGTTCCCCTTGTCCTCCATTACAGCCACCTGAAATTAACTAG
- the CCNI2 gene encoding cyclin-I2 isoform X2, translated as MKCTRSSECQRLPFLLEDALTREARNWKVPVFWNFTLKAQVKYLRCIAVTCLVLAAKTNEEDEVIPSVKKLAVQSGCKCSPAEILRMERIILDKLHWDLYTATPMDFLNIFHAMVMSNWPHLLNGLPQMNPSRHVAFLTKQLQHCMACHQLLQFKGSTLALVIITLELERLTPDWFPVITDLLKKAQVSSVKFIHCKELVDQQLMHLQPSNAVYIFNPANQAIQAHPEEKLPYCYSEWKNSSQISSRVTVSQPVPATFTPTSVKIHEDSMETDEFYDGFRHLYNEDGVPEGGRVSIAGSCNNLRQGESSSPCPPLQPPEIN; from the exons ATGAAGTGTACCAGATCTTCTGAGTGTCAGAGACTTCCCTTCCTACTAGAGGATGCCCTAACAAGAGAGGCCAGGAATTGGAAGGTGCCAGTTTTTTGGAATTTCACACTGaag GCACAAGTAAAATACCTTCGGTGCATAGCAGTTACCTGCCTCGTCCTTGCAGCAAAAACCAATGAAGAAGATGAG GTAATACCATCAGTGAAGAAGCTTGCAGTGCAGAGTGGTTGTAAATGCTCTCCAGCTGAGATTTTGAGAATGGAAAGAATTATACTAGATAAGCTTCACTGGGATCTTTACACAGCTACACCTATGGATTTCTTAAACATT TTCCATGCCATGGTGATGTCCAACTGGCCCCATCTACTAAATGGGCTGCCTCAGATGAATCCTTCCCGCCATGTTGCGTTCTTGACCAAACAGCTACAGCACTGTATGGCATGCCACCAACTATTGCAGTTTAAGGGCTCCACATTGGCTTTGGTGATCATCACCTTAGAGTTGGAGAGGCTGACTCCTGACTGGTTTCCTGTTATTACTGATCTGCTAAAAAAAGCACAG GTTAGTAGCGTCAAATTCATCCATTGTAAAGAGCTTGTGGATCAGCAGCTAATGCATTTACAACCATCCAATGCTGTTTATATCTTTAATCCTGCCAACCAAGCCATCCAAGCCCATCCAGAGGAAAAGTTACCCTACTGTTATTCTGAATGGAAGAATTCAAGTCAAATTAGTTCAAGGGTCACTGTGAGTCAGCCAGTTCCAGCAACTTTCACACCTACTTCCGTCAAAATTCATGAAGACAGCATGGAGACAGATGAGTTCTATGATGGATTCAGGCACCTATACAACGAGGATGGTGTCCCAGAAGGTGGAAGGGTCAGCATCGCTGGCTCATGCAATAATCTGAGGCAAGGAGAAAGTAGTTCCCCTTGTCCTCCATTACAGCCACCTGAAATTAACTAG